The following proteins come from a genomic window of Pseudomonas sp. Z8(2022):
- a CDS encoding DeoR/GlpR family DNA-binding transcription regulator yields MNLAPRQHDILNLARERGYVSIDELAQAFAVTPQTIRRDINQLAEHGLLRRTHGGAACESSSIQNTAYGMRAGQMREEKQRIAEAVAAQIPDHASLFINIGTTTEAIARELQNHKGLKIITNNLHVAAQLSAKADFEVLVAGGTVRSDGGIVGQAAVDFIQQFKVDYAIVGISGIDDDGSLLDFDYQEVRVSQAIIDNARQVFLAVDSSKFGRNAVVRLGPISLVDRVFTDSAPSAAITRLMHSHKVQLDLV; encoded by the coding sequence ATGAATCTCGCTCCCCGCCAGCACGACATCCTCAATCTCGCCCGCGAACGCGGCTATGTCAGCATCGACGAACTGGCCCAGGCGTTCGCCGTCACCCCGCAGACCATACGCCGCGACATCAACCAGCTGGCCGAGCACGGCCTGTTGCGCCGCACCCACGGCGGCGCTGCCTGTGAATCATCGAGCATTCAAAACACGGCCTACGGCATGCGCGCCGGGCAGATGCGTGAGGAGAAGCAGCGCATCGCCGAAGCCGTGGCGGCACAAATCCCTGATCACGCCTCGTTGTTCATCAACATCGGCACCACCACCGAGGCCATCGCCCGCGAACTGCAGAATCACAAGGGCCTGAAGATCATCACCAACAACCTGCACGTCGCTGCTCAGCTCAGCGCCAAGGCCGACTTCGAGGTGCTGGTGGCCGGCGGTACGGTACGCAGCGATGGCGGCATCGTCGGCCAGGCGGCGGTGGATTTCATCCAGCAGTTCAAGGTTGATTACGCCATCGTCGGCATCAGCGGCATCGATGACGACGGCAGCCTGCTCGACTTCGATTACCAGGAAGTGCGTGTATCCCAGGCGATCATCGACAATGCCAGGCAGGTTTTCCTCGCCGTGGACTCCAGCAAGTTCGGGCGCAACGCGGTGGTGCGTCTGGGGCCGATTTCCCTGGTCGACCGGGTCTTCACCGATAGCGCGCCGTCAGCTGCCATCACGCGCCTGATGCACAGCCACAAGGTTCAGCTCGACCTGGTCTGA
- the glpK gene encoding glycerol kinase GlpK, with amino-acid sequence MSQYLLAIDQGTTSSRAIIFSAQGLPVARAQQEFRQYFPQDGWVEHDGEEIWSSTLKVCGEAIANSGLSADEIAAIGITNQRETTLVWDAATGTPIHPAIVWQDRRTADYCAGLKEQGHETMVAARTGLLIDPYFSATKLRWILHNVPGAQERAERGELRFGTVDSFLLWRLTGGKVHRTDASNASRTLMFNIHTQQWDEELLELFGIPASLLPEVLDCAAEFGHTEPELLGTSIPVLGMAGDQQAALIGQACFQPGMVKSTYGTGCFMIQNTGEQPVTSKNRLLTTVGYRLDGKVTYAVEGSIFVAGAAVQWLRDGIKLISHARESEALAEATGEACGVYLVPAFTGLGAPYWDPKARGAIFGLTRDTGIKEIVTAGLQSVCYQTRDLLEAMRQDGAAAPSALRVDGGMVENNWVMQFLADILGVSVERPEVTETTALGVAYLAGLKLGLYRDLDAIASHWHRQQRFEPRMNDAHRERLYAGWLDAVKRVRSEP; translated from the coding sequence ATGTCTCAATACCTGCTGGCCATCGATCAGGGCACTACCAGTTCCCGCGCCATCATCTTCAGTGCCCAGGGTTTGCCGGTCGCGCGTGCTCAGCAAGAATTCAGGCAGTACTTCCCGCAGGATGGCTGGGTCGAACATGACGGCGAGGAGATCTGGTCGTCCACGCTCAAGGTCTGTGGGGAGGCCATCGCCAACAGTGGCCTGTCAGCCGATGAGATCGCCGCCATCGGTATCACCAACCAGCGCGAAACCACGCTGGTCTGGGATGCCGCAACCGGCACGCCCATTCACCCGGCCATCGTCTGGCAGGATCGCCGCACCGCCGATTATTGCGCCGGGCTCAAGGAGCAAGGTCACGAAACGATGGTCGCGGCCAGAACCGGCCTGCTGATCGATCCGTATTTCTCCGCCACCAAGCTGCGCTGGATCCTGCACAACGTGCCTGGCGCGCAGGAGCGTGCGGAGCGCGGTGAGCTGCGTTTCGGTACGGTCGACAGCTTCCTGCTGTGGCGCCTGACCGGTGGCAAGGTGCACCGCACCGATGCCAGCAATGCGTCGCGTACGCTGATGTTCAACATTCACACCCAGCAGTGGGACGAAGAGCTGCTCGAGCTGTTCGGCATTCCTGCCAGCCTGCTGCCAGAGGTGCTCGATTGCGCTGCCGAGTTCGGTCATACCGAACCCGAGCTGCTCGGCACCAGCATTCCGGTGCTGGGCATGGCCGGCGACCAGCAGGCGGCCCTGATCGGCCAGGCCTGTTTCCAGCCGGGCATGGTCAAGAGCACCTATGGCACCGGCTGCTTCATGATCCAGAACACGGGTGAGCAACCGGTTACCTCGAAGAATCGCCTGCTCACCACCGTCGGCTATCGCCTCGACGGCAAGGTGACCTATGCCGTGGAAGGCAGCATCTTCGTTGCCGGCGCCGCGGTGCAGTGGCTGCGCGACGGCATCAAGCTGATCAGCCATGCGCGCGAGAGCGAGGCGCTGGCCGAGGCCACCGGGGAAGCCTGCGGCGTCTACCTGGTGCCGGCCTTCACCGGGCTGGGCGCACCTTACTGGGACCCGAAGGCGCGTGGCGCCATCTTCGGCCTGACCCGCGATACCGGGATCAAGGAGATCGTCACCGCCGGGTTGCAGTCTGTGTGCTACCAGACCCGTGATCTGCTCGAGGCGATGCGTCAGGACGGCGCTGCGGCGCCCAGCGCGTTGCGGGTGGACGGCGGCATGGTGGAGAACAACTGGGTCATGCAGTTTCTCGCCGACATTCTCGGCGTAAGTGTCGAGCGGCCCGAGGTCACCGAGACCACAGCGCTCGGCGTGGCCTATCTGGCAGGCCTGAAACTCGGCTTGTATCGCGACCTCGATGCCATCGCCAGCCACTGGCATCGCCAGCAGCGTTTCGAGCCGCGGATGAACGACGCGCATCGCGAGCGTCTCTACGCCGGTTGGCTGGACGCGGTGAAGCGGGTGCGCAGCGAGCCCTGA
- a CDS encoding class I SAM-dependent methyltransferase: MTDERHNASIRIQALHHQYAEAAAQWASRLGLALEGETDFALQLGDDGLQLVELGDKAPGPVRVDFVEGAAAHRRQFGGGSGQMIAKAVGVQAGIRPRILDATAGLGRDAFVLASLGCDMTLIERQPLVAALLEDGLQRALRDLEVAPIVARMRLLNGNAIELMRAWQGEAPQVIYLDPMFPYRDKSALVKKEMRLFRPFVGDDLDAPALLEAALALATHRVVVKRPRKAPSIGGSKPGYVLEGKSSRYDIYPKKKLEPVG; the protein is encoded by the coding sequence ATGACCGATGAGCGGCATAATGCCAGCATCCGGATCCAGGCCTTGCATCATCAGTACGCCGAGGCGGCGGCTCAATGGGCATCGCGTCTGGGGCTGGCACTTGAGGGGGAAACCGACTTCGCCTTGCAATTGGGTGATGACGGACTGCAACTGGTCGAACTGGGCGACAAGGCGCCCGGCCCGGTACGGGTGGACTTCGTCGAAGGGGCAGCGGCGCACCGGCGTCAGTTTGGCGGTGGCAGCGGGCAGATGATCGCCAAGGCAGTGGGAGTGCAGGCGGGGATTCGTCCGCGCATCCTTGATGCGACGGCCGGGCTGGGGCGCGATGCCTTCGTGCTCGCCAGTCTGGGCTGCGACATGACCCTGATCGAGCGTCAGCCGCTGGTTGCAGCGTTGCTGGAAGATGGTCTGCAACGCGCCCTGCGCGATCTCGAAGTGGCGCCCATCGTCGCACGCATGCGCCTGCTGAACGGTAATGCCATCGAGCTGATGCGTGCCTGGCAGGGCGAGGCGCCGCAGGTGATCTACCTCGACCCGATGTTTCCGTATCGTGACAAGAGCGCGCTGGTGAAGAAGGAGATGCGCCTGTTCCGCCCCTTCGTCGGCGACGATCTGGACGCGCCGGCGCTGCTCGAAGCGGCGCTGGCGCTGGCCACTCACCGTGTGGTGGTCAAGCGCCCGCGCAAGGCGCCGTCAATCGGGGGGAGCAAGCCGGGCTACGTACTGGAAGGAAAATCCAGCCGTTACGACATCTACCCGAAGAAGAAGCTGGAGCCTGTCGGGTAG
- the ybaK gene encoding Cys-tRNA(Pro) deacylase, whose amino-acid sequence MTPAIDLLKKAKAEHRVHSYQHDPKAPSYGLEAVEKLGLAPERVFKTLLAATERGELLVAVVPVAGSLDLKALAAAAGAKKADMADPAAAQRATGYLVGGISPLGQKKRLRTFIDDSACLHPTIHVSGGRRGLELELSAETLAEHTRGVFAAIGKA is encoded by the coding sequence ATGACTCCTGCAATCGATCTGCTGAAGAAGGCCAAGGCCGAACACCGTGTGCACAGTTACCAGCATGACCCCAAGGCGCCGTCCTACGGGTTGGAGGCGGTGGAAAAGCTCGGTCTGGCGCCTGAGCGCGTGTTCAAGACGCTGCTCGCAGCCACCGAGAGGGGTGAACTGCTGGTGGCCGTCGTGCCGGTAGCCGGCAGCCTCGATCTCAAGGCGCTGGCGGCGGCAGCCGGAGCGAAGAAGGCTGATATGGCCGACCCGGCGGCAGCGCAGCGGGCCACCGGCTATCTGGTCGGCGGCATCAGCCCGCTGGGGCAGAAGAAGCGCTTGCGCACCTTTATCGACGACTCGGCGTGCCTGCATCCCACCATTCATGTCAGTGGCGGCCGGCGTGGGCTGGAGCTGGAGCTTTCGGCCGAGACCCTGGCCGAGCATACCAGGGGTGTTTTCGCTGCTATCGGCAAGGCCTGA
- a CDS encoding efflux RND transporter permease subunit: MSFNLSAWALRHRQIVLYIMLLFAVVGALSYTKLGQSEDPPFTFKAMVIRTNWPGASAEEVSRQVTERIEKKLMETGEYDRITSFSRPGESQVTFMARDSMRSSQIPELWYQVRKKISDIRHTLPPGIQGPFFNDEFGTTFGNIYALTGDGFDYAVLKDYADRLQLQLQRVKDVGKVELVGLQDEKIWIELSNTKLATLGLPLSAVQQALEAQNAVAAAGFFETSSERIQLRVTGRFESVQEIRDFPIRVGDRTFRIADVAEVKRGFNDPPAPRMRFMGEDAIGIAVSMKAGGDILVLGKALEGEFARLQQTLPLGMELRKVSDQPAAVKTGVGEFVKVLVEALVIVLAVSFFSLGVRTGLVVALVIPLVLAMTFAAMYYLGIGLHKISLGALVLGLGLLVDDAIIAVEMMAIKMEQGYDRLKAASFAWTSTAFPMLTGTLITAAGFLPIATAQSGTGEYTRSIFQVVAISLIASWIAAVMFVPYLGDKLLPDLAKLHAAKHGGSDAGHDPYSTPFYRRVRAAVEWCVRRRGLVILLTIGLFVASVLLFRFVPQQFFPASGRLELMVDIKLEEGASLSATEAEVHRLEALLKEQTGIDNYVAYVGTGSPRFYLPLDQQLPAASFAQFVVLASSIEERERLRTWLIQVMNDEFPALRSRVSRLENGPPVGYPIQFRVSGEHIDEVRALARQVADKVRENPHVVNVHLDWEEPSKVVILNIDQDRARALGVNTAELSRFLQGSLSGTSVSQYREGNELIEILQRGTPEERKALSLLPSLAVPTDSGRSVALSQVATLEYGFEEGIIWHRNRLPNVTVRADVYGKEQPATLTKQILPTLEPIRAELPDGYLLEVGGTVEDSARGQKSVNAGVPLFIVVVLTLLMLQLKSFSRSAMVFLTAPLGLIGVTLFLLIFRQPFGFVAMLGTIALAGMIMRNSVILVDQIEQDISHGQDRWHAIIDATVRRFRPIVLTALAAVLAMIPLSRSVFFGPMAVAIMGGLVVATALTLLFLPALYAAWFRVKESEAR, translated from the coding sequence ATGAGCTTCAACCTGTCTGCCTGGGCGCTGCGCCATCGTCAGATCGTCCTCTACATCATGCTCCTGTTCGCCGTGGTCGGTGCGCTGTCCTATACCAAGCTGGGACAGAGTGAAGACCCGCCCTTCACCTTCAAGGCCATGGTGATTCGCACCAACTGGCCGGGGGCAAGTGCCGAAGAGGTGTCGCGCCAGGTCACCGAACGCATCGAGAAGAAGCTGATGGAGACCGGCGAGTATGACCGCATCACCAGCTTTTCCCGTCCGGGTGAGTCGCAGGTCACCTTCATGGCGCGTGACTCCATGCGCAGTTCGCAGATACCCGAGCTTTGGTATCAGGTGCGCAAGAAGATCAGCGACATTCGCCACACATTGCCGCCCGGTATCCAGGGGCCGTTCTTCAACGATGAATTCGGCACCACTTTCGGCAACATCTATGCGCTGACCGGCGATGGCTTCGACTACGCCGTGCTCAAGGACTACGCCGACCGGCTGCAACTGCAGCTGCAGCGGGTCAAGGACGTTGGCAAGGTCGAACTGGTGGGGCTGCAGGACGAGAAGATCTGGATCGAGCTGTCCAACACCAAGCTGGCGACCCTCGGCCTGCCGTTGTCGGCGGTACAGCAGGCGCTGGAGGCGCAGAACGCGGTGGCGGCTGCCGGGTTCTTCGAAACGTCCAGCGAGCGTATTCAGCTGCGCGTGACCGGGCGCTTCGAGTCGGTACAGGAAATTCGCGACTTTCCCATTCGCGTCGGTGACCGCACCTTCCGCATCGCCGATGTGGCCGAGGTCAAGCGTGGCTTCAACGATCCTCCCGCGCCGCGCATGCGTTTCATGGGCGAGGACGCCATCGGTATTGCGGTGTCGATGAAGGCCGGCGGCGATATCCTGGTCCTCGGCAAGGCACTGGAGGGCGAGTTCGCCCGATTGCAACAGACGCTGCCGCTGGGGATGGAGCTGCGCAAGGTATCGGATCAGCCGGCGGCGGTGAAAACCGGCGTGGGCGAGTTCGTCAAGGTGCTGGTGGAGGCGCTGGTGATCGTGCTTGCGGTCAGCTTCTTCTCCCTCGGCGTGCGCACCGGCCTGGTGGTGGCGCTGGTGATTCCGCTGGTGCTGGCGATGACCTTCGCCGCCATGTATTACCTGGGCATCGGGCTGCACAAGATCTCGCTCGGCGCGCTGGTGCTCGGCCTCGGTCTGCTGGTGGACGACGCGATCATCGCGGTGGAGATGATGGCGATCAAGATGGAACAGGGCTATGACCGCCTCAAGGCGGCCAGTTTCGCCTGGACCAGCACCGCGTTCCCCATGCTCACCGGTACCCTGATCACCGCCGCGGGCTTTTTGCCCATCGCCACGGCGCAGTCCGGTACGGGCGAGTACACCCGCTCGATCTTCCAGGTGGTGGCCATCTCGCTGATCGCTTCGTGGATCGCCGCGGTGATGTTCGTACCTTATCTGGGCGACAAGCTGCTGCCGGACCTGGCCAAGCTGCATGCGGCCAAACACGGCGGCAGCGACGCCGGTCACGACCCTTATTCGACGCCGTTCTATCGCCGTGTTCGCGCCGCGGTGGAATGGTGCGTGCGCCGTCGCGGTCTCGTCATCCTGCTGACCATCGGCCTGTTCGTCGCTTCGGTGCTGCTGTTCCGCTTCGTGCCGCAACAGTTCTTCCCTGCCTCCGGGCGCCTGGAGCTGATGGTCGACATCAAGCTGGAGGAGGGCGCTTCGCTGAGTGCAACCGAGGCCGAGGTGCATCGCCTGGAAGCACTGCTCAAGGAGCAGACCGGCATCGACAACTATGTTGCCTATGTCGGTACCGGTTCGCCACGTTTCTACCTGCCGCTGGATCAACAGTTGCCGGCGGCGAGCTTCGCCCAGTTCGTGGTTCTGGCTTCAAGCATCGAGGAGCGCGAGCGCTTGCGCACCTGGCTGATCCAGGTGATGAACGACGAATTCCCGGCGCTGCGCAGCCGCGTCAGCCGTCTGGAAAACGGCCCACCCGTAGGCTATCCGATTCAGTTCCGCGTCAGCGGGGAGCATATCGACGAGGTGCGTGCCCTGGCTCGTCAGGTGGCGGACAAGGTGCGCGAGAACCCGCATGTGGTGAACGTACATCTGGACTGGGAAGAACCGAGCAAGGTGGTGATTCTCAACATCGATCAGGACCGTGCGCGGGCGCTGGGGGTCAATACCGCCGAGCTGTCGCGTTTCCTGCAGGGCTCGCTGTCCGGAACCAGCGTCAGCCAGTATCGGGAAGGTAACGAACTGATCGAGATTCTCCAGCGCGGTACGCCGGAGGAGCGCAAGGCGCTGAGCCTGCTGCCGAGTCTGGCGGTACCGACCGACAGTGGTCGCAGCGTGGCGCTTTCGCAGGTGGCGACGCTGGAGTACGGCTTCGAGGAAGGCATCATCTGGCACCGCAATCGCCTGCCCAACGTCACCGTGCGTGCCGATGTGTATGGCAAGGAACAACCCGCCACTCTCACCAAGCAGATTCTGCCGACCCTGGAGCCGATCCGTGCCGAGCTGCCGGATGGTTATCTGCTGGAGGTGGGCGGTACGGTCGAGGACTCCGCGCGCGGGCAGAAATCGGTGAATGCCGGCGTTCCGCTGTTCATCGTGGTGGTGCTGACCCTGCTGATGCTGCAGCTCAAGAGCTTCTCGCGCTCGGCCATGGTGTTTCTCACCGCGCCGCTGGGGCTGATCGGAGTCACTCTGTTCCTGCTGATCTTCCGCCAGCCGTTCGGTTTCGTGGCCATGCTCGGCACCATCGCGCTGGCCGGGATGATCATGCGCAACTCGGTGATTCTGGTGGACCAGATCGAGCAGGACATCAGCCATGGTCAGGATCGCTGGCACGCCATCATCGATGCGACCGTGCGGCGCTTCCGCCCCATCGTGCTGACGGCGCTGGCGGCCGTGCTGGCGATGATCCCGCTGTCGCGCAGCGTGTTCTTCGGACCGATGGCGGTGGCCATCATGGGCGGCCTGGTGGTCGCCACGGCGTTGACCCTGCTGTTCCTGCCGGCTCTGTACGCGGCCTGGTTCAGGGTCAAGGAAAGCGAAGCGCGTTGA
- the bfr gene encoding bacterioferritin, with protein sequence MKGDKKVIQHLNKILGNELVAINQYFLHARMYEDWGLKKLGEHEYHESIDEMKHADKLIKRILFLEGIPNLQDLGKILIGENTKEMLECDLRIEHKAHGDLKAAIAYCESIGDYASRELLEEILCSEEDHIDWLETQLGLIEAVGLQNYLQSQMDE encoded by the coding sequence ATGAAAGGCGACAAGAAGGTCATTCAACACCTGAACAAGATTCTTGGTAACGAGCTGGTCGCCATCAACCAGTACTTCCTGCATGCGCGCATGTATGAAGACTGGGGCCTGAAAAAACTCGGCGAGCACGAGTATCACGAGTCCATTGACGAGATGAAGCACGCTGACAAGCTGATCAAGCGCATTCTCTTCCTCGAGGGCATCCCCAATCTGCAAGACCTGGGCAAGATCCTGATCGGTGAAAACACCAAGGAAATGCTTGAGTGCGACCTGAGGATCGAGCACAAGGCTCATGGCGATCTCAAAGCCGCCATCGCCTATTGCGAGAGCATCGGTGATTACGCCAGTCGCGAACTGCTCGAAGAGATCCTCTGCTCCGAGGAAGATCACATCGACTGGCTGGAAACCCAGCTCGGCCTGATCGAAGCCGTCGGCCTGCAGAACTACCTGCAATCGCAGATGGACGAATAA
- a CDS encoding TetR/AcrR family transcriptional regulator encodes MPDKLLQPSGPGRPKDPAKRRAILEAAKCLFLRNGYDGSSMDAIAAEAGVSKLTVYSHFTDKETLFSAAIKAKCEEQLPELLFELPDDVPLEIQLLGIARGFLRLINSRESVEMHRMMVSLASQGSKLSQMFYEAGPKRVLEEMEELLQKAAKRGLLSLDNPHLAADHFFSLLKGGAHFRLLIGCGEPLDDEAAEHHVQDSVQLFLRAYRT; translated from the coding sequence ATGCCTGACAAGTTGTTACAACCATCCGGTCCCGGTCGCCCCAAGGACCCCGCCAAACGCCGCGCCATTCTCGAAGCGGCCAAGTGCCTGTTCCTGCGTAACGGCTACGACGGCAGCAGCATGGATGCAATCGCCGCCGAGGCCGGGGTTTCCAAACTCACCGTGTACAGCCACTTCACCGACAAGGAGACCCTGTTCTCCGCGGCGATCAAGGCCAAGTGCGAAGAACAGTTGCCGGAACTGCTGTTCGAACTACCGGATGACGTACCGCTGGAAATCCAGCTGCTGGGCATTGCACGGGGCTTCCTGAGGCTGATCAACAGCCGCGAATCTGTGGAAATGCATCGGATGATGGTGAGCCTGGCCAGCCAGGGCTCGAAGCTGTCGCAGATGTTCTACGAGGCCGGCCCGAAGCGCGTGCTGGAAGAAATGGAAGAGTTGCTGCAAAAGGCCGCCAAGCGCGGCCTGCTGAGCCTGGACAATCCGCACCTGGCCGCCGATCACTTCTTCAGCCTGCTCAAGGGCGGCGCGCATTTCCGCCTGCTGATCGGCTGCGGCGAACCGCTGGACGATGAAGCCGCGGAACATCACGTGCAGGATTCGGTGCAACTGTTCCTGCGCGCCTATCGGACCTGA
- a CDS encoding efflux RND transporter periplasmic adaptor subunit, with protein MSRHVLPLIASLGLVFVLSACGNGEQMEQPLRPAMVVQPQPAAALVDSYPGEVRARYEPELAFRIGGKVSKRMVDVGDRVKKDQALAELDPQDVRLQLEATRAQMAAAEANLQTVRAERERYKALLGRNLVSRSQFDNIENQYRAGEARLKQVKAEYDVARNQTDYAVLRASQDGVIARRTVEVGQVVAAGQTVFTLAADGEREVSISLPEQGFGRFEIGQQVEVELWSQPDQRFPGRIREMAPAADPQSRTFAARVAFTEGKVPAELGQSARVFIASSGEVPLAVPLSALSAEQDQPFVWVVDPETHAVQRRLVRVGAYGDDRVPVLEGLSAGEWVVAAGVQMLREGQKVRPVDRDNRNVELAAEE; from the coding sequence ATGTCCCGCCACGTTCTCCCCCTGATCGCTTCTCTGGGTCTGGTCTTTGTATTGTCTGCCTGTGGCAATGGTGAGCAGATGGAGCAGCCGCTTCGCCCGGCCATGGTGGTGCAGCCGCAACCGGCCGCCGCTCTGGTCGACAGCTATCCGGGCGAGGTCCGCGCGCGCTATGAACCGGAGCTGGCCTTTCGCATAGGCGGCAAGGTGAGCAAGCGCATGGTGGACGTCGGTGATCGGGTGAAGAAGGATCAGGCGCTTGCCGAGCTGGACCCGCAGGACGTGCGCCTGCAGCTGGAAGCCACCCGCGCGCAGATGGCGGCGGCCGAGGCCAACCTGCAGACCGTGCGCGCCGAACGTGAGCGCTACAAGGCGCTGCTTGGGCGCAATCTGGTCAGCCGCTCGCAGTTCGACAACATCGAGAACCAGTATCGCGCCGGCGAGGCCCGCCTGAAGCAGGTCAAGGCCGAGTACGACGTGGCGCGCAACCAGACCGACTACGCCGTGCTGCGCGCGTCTCAGGATGGCGTGATCGCCCGTCGTACGGTCGAGGTGGGACAGGTGGTCGCCGCCGGGCAAACCGTCTTCACCCTGGCCGCCGATGGTGAGCGAGAGGTGTCGATCAGCCTGCCGGAACAGGGCTTCGGTCGTTTCGAGATAGGCCAGCAGGTGGAGGTGGAACTCTGGTCGCAGCCCGACCAGCGCTTCCCCGGCCGTATCCGCGAGATGGCGCCAGCGGCCGATCCGCAATCGCGTACTTTCGCCGCCCGTGTCGCCTTCACCGAGGGCAAGGTACCCGCCGAGCTGGGGCAGAGCGCGCGCGTATTCATCGCCAGCAGTGGCGAGGTGCCGCTGGCCGTGCCCCTGTCGGCACTCAGCGCGGAACAGGATCAGCCCTTTGTCTGGGTGGTAGATCCCGAGACACACGCCGTGCAGCGCCGTCTGGTGCGTGTTGGCGCCTATGGTGACGACCGCGTGCCGGTGCTGGAGGGGCTTTCCGCGGGCGAGTGGGTGGTGGCTGCAGGTGTGCAGATGCTGCGCGAGGGTCAGAAGGTACGCCCGGTCGACCGTGACAATCGCAATGTCGAACTGGCAGCCGAGGAGTAA
- the glpD gene encoding glycerol-3-phosphate dehydrogenase — translation MTHDPSTSPVAEVYDLAVVGGGINGVGIAADAAGRGLSVFLCEKDDLASHTSSASSKLIHGGLRYLEHHEFRLVREALAEREVLLAKAPHIVKPMRFVLPHRPHLRPAWMIRAGLFLYDHLGKRERLPASRGLRFGTDSPLKAEISRGFEYSDCWVDDARLVVLNAMAAREKGAHIHPRTRCVSARRSKGLWHIHLERSDGSLLSIRARALVNAAGPWVARFIREDLRQESPYGIRLIQGSHIVVPRLYDGEQAYILQNEDRRIVFAIPYLEHFTLIGTTDREYQGDPAQVTITAEETDYLLKVVNDHFKQQLSRDDVLHSFAGVRPLCDDESDEPSAITRDYTLSLSGAPGEAPLLSVFGGKLTTYRKLAESAMHQLAPYFSKLGPSWTASAPLPGGEDLQSQNALVEALCKRHDWLPTNLARRWATTYGCRTWRLLDGSHNLADLGEHLGAGLYTLEVDYLCREEWARSSTDILWRRNKLGLFMTASEQARVQDYLNSRNPHSSHAA, via the coding sequence ATGACCCACGATCCATCTACCAGCCCCGTTGCGGAAGTCTACGATCTTGCTGTTGTTGGCGGCGGCATCAATGGTGTGGGCATTGCGGCCGATGCCGCCGGGCGGGGGCTGTCGGTGTTCCTTTGCGAAAAGGATGACCTCGCCAGCCACACCTCCTCGGCCAGCAGCAAACTGATCCACGGGGGCCTGCGCTATCTGGAACACCATGAGTTCCGCCTGGTGCGTGAGGCCCTGGCCGAGCGCGAAGTGCTGCTGGCCAAGGCGCCGCATATCGTCAAGCCGATGCGCTTCGTCCTGCCGCACCGCCCGCACCTGCGTCCGGCCTGGATGATCCGCGCCGGCCTGTTCCTCTACGATCATCTGGGTAAACGTGAACGCCTGCCTGCCTCGCGCGGCCTGCGCTTTGGTACTGACAGCCCGCTGAAAGCGGAAATCAGCCGCGGTTTCGAATACTCCGACTGCTGGGTGGACGATGCCCGCCTGGTGGTGCTCAACGCCATGGCTGCCCGGGAAAAGGGCGCGCACATTCATCCGCGTACTCGTTGCGTCAGCGCTCGGCGCAGCAAGGGGTTGTGGCATATCCATCTGGAACGCAGCGACGGCAGCCTGCTGTCCATTCGCGCCCGCGCGCTGGTCAATGCCGCCGGCCCATGGGTCGCGCGTTTCATCCGTGAAGACCTCAGGCAGGAATCGCCCTACGGCATCCGTCTGATCCAGGGTAGCCACATCGTCGTACCGCGCCTGTACGACGGCGAGCAGGCTTATATCCTGCAGAACGAAGACCGTCGCATCGTCTTCGCCATTCCTTATCTGGAACATTTCACCCTGATCGGCACCACCGACCGCGAATACCAGGGCGACCCGGCTCAGGTCACGATCACCGCCGAGGAAACCGACTATCTGCTCAAGGTGGTCAATGACCATTTCAAACAGCAACTCAGCCGCGACGATGTGCTGCACAGCTTCGCAGGCGTACGGCCGCTGTGCGACGACGAATCCGATGAGCCGTCGGCCATTACCCGTGACTACACCCTGTCGCTCTCCGGCGCACCGGGCGAAGCGCCTCTGCTGTCGGTATTCGGCGGCAAGTTGACCACCTACCGCAAGCTGGCCGAGTCGGCCATGCACCAACTGGCGCCCTACTTCAGCAAGCTCGGGCCGAGCTGGACGGCCAGCGCGCCGCTACCCGGCGGAGAAGACCTGCAAAGCCAGAACGCATTGGTCGAAGCACTCTGCAAACGCCACGACTGGCTGCCCACCAACCTGGCCAGACGCTGGGCTACCACTTACGGCTGTCGCACCTGGCGCCTGCTCGACGGCTCGCACAACCTGGCCGATCTCGGCGAACATCTCGGTGCCGGGCTCTACACCCTCGAGGTGGATTATCTGTGCCGCGAGGAATGGGCGCGCAGCAGCACTGACATTCTCTGGCGGCGCAACAAGCTTGGCCTGTTCATGACAGCGTCGGAGCAGGCCCGGGTGCAGGACTACCTGAACAGCCGCAATCCGCACTCGTCGCACGCTGCCTGA